AAGGGCTGATCCAGGCCGCTGTCGCCGCCGAGACTGGCAACGGTTCGGTTCGCCGTGATGACTGCGAGTTCCAGGGATCCTGTGGTCGAGCCGAAGCTCGGATCCCTGCTGCGACGGGTCTGGTTCTTCGGGAGGGTGAGCCTGCTGCTGCTGGGCATCGAAGCCTGCAGGGTTGTGGTGCACCGGCAGCACTGGGAGGTGCTCACCCCGAATCCCCTCTTCTCCGCCCTGGTGGCCTCCGAGGTGTTCCTGCTGGGCTTCCTGCTGAATGGGGTGCTGACGGATTACAAGGAAGGCGAGAAGCTGCCCGGTGAACTGGCCGCCGCCCTGGAATGCCTCGCCCTGGAGGTGGAGGGGATCCGTTTGCTGCGGCCGGAGGCCGAGGTGCAGGGAACCCTGGCCCTGCTGGCGAACTTCAGCGCATCGCTGCTGGCCTGGATGCGGAAGGCCGGGCCGACCCTGGAGCTGCTGGAGAGCCTGGACGCGCTGCAACTGTCGGTCGAGCAGCTGGGCGGCTGGAATCCAGCCCCACTGCAGGCGCGCCTGCTGCTGGAGCTGGCCAACATCCGCCGCGGCGTCCAGCGCATCGACGTGATCCGCACCACGACCTTCGTCCCCTCCGTCTATGGGATCGCCTACATCGGCACCGGGGTGCTCACCGTCGGGCTCGTGCTCTCCCGGATCGAGCCCTTCGCCGAATCTCTGTTCTTCATCGGCGTGATCTCCCTGCTGCTGATCAAGCTGCTGCTGCTGATCACCGATCTCGACAACCCTTTCGGGGCTGGCCATGCGAGATCGGTGGAGAATGTCTCGCTGCAGCCCGTCGCCCATGCCGTGCAGCGGCTCAGGCGGGTGGCGGAGCCATGCTCAACTGGCTAATCAACTAGCGTTGATGAATTCAGTGGGGCCACGTGCATGGACGAGGACAGGGCCGTGCTGGCCCGGTTGTCGCTGCTCGACCGCTACCTGCCCCTCTGGATCCTGCTGGCCATGGCCGGCGGCCTGCTGCTGGGCCGCTTCTTCCCGGCCATCCAGGGCTGGCTCGATGCCGTGCGCATCGGCAACACCTCCCTGCCGATCGCCCTGGGGCTGTTGCTGATGATGTACCCGGTGCTGGCCAAGGTGCACTACGAGGATCTGGGCCAGGCGGCGCGGGATCGGCGGTTGCTGCAGCTGTCGCTGCTGCTGGTCTGGGGTCTGGGGCCGGCGCTGATGTTCGCCCTGGCCTGGCTGTTCCTGCCCGGTCAGCCGGAGTTCCGCACCGGCCTGATCCTGATCGGCCTGGCCCCCTGCATCGCCATGGTGCTGATCTGGATCGATCTGGCCCGGGGCGACCGGGAGGCGGCCGCCCTGCTGGTGGCGATCAACGCGATCATCCAGGTGCTGGCCTATGCCCTGCTGGGCGGCTTCTACCTCAAGATCCTGCCCGGATGGCTGGGGCTGGCCACCCAGGACGTGGCCTTCTCGATGGTGGAGATCGCCGCGGCGGTGCTGGTGTTCCTGGGGCTCCCTCTGCTGGCCGGCTACCTCAGCCGCCGCATCGGCCTGCGGCTCAAGGGACCCCGCTGGTACGAGCAGCGGTTCATCCCGTTCATCAGCCCGTTCGCGCTTTACGGACTGCTGTTCACGATCGTGGTGATGTTCGCCCTGCAGGGCCAGGCGATCACCTCCGATCCGCTCACGGTGGCCGCCGTGGCCCTGCCCCTGCTGCTTTACTTCGCGATCATGTGGAGCGTGGCGTTCGCGGTGGGCCGCCGCAACGGGCTCAGCTACCCGAAAACGGCCACCCTGGCGTTCACCGCCGCGGGCAACAACTTCGAGCTGGCCATCGCCGTCAGCATCAGCGTCTGGGGGGTCAGCTCCCGCCAGGCCCTGGCCGGGGTGATCGGGCCGCTGATCGAGGTGCCGGTGCTGGTGGCGCTGGTCTACGTGTCGCTGTGGCTGCGCCGCCGCTTCCCGGCCCGGGCGATCGGCTGAACAGCCGCCTCAGGCTCAGCCGGCCAGCAGTTTCCAGGCGGCGATCACCAGCACCACCGCCAGCAGCCGGCGGATCCAGGGGGACGGGAAGCGGCGGCTGCCGCCGTAGGCCCCCAACGTGCCGCCCACCAGCACCACCCCCGCCAGCGGCGCGAGGGCCCCAGGATCCGGCAGGGCGGCGGGGCCCTGGCGCAGCAGCAGGCCGGCCAGGCCGGCGATCGAGTTCACCAGGATGAAGGCCACCGACACCGCCGCCGCCTGCTTCGGCAGGAGCCAGGAGCGCAGGATCATCCAGGGCGTCAGGAAGATGCCGCCGCCGGTGCCGGTGAGGCCGGCCAGCAGGCCCAGGGTGGCGCCGGTGAGGGCCACGACCCGGCGGCGGGGCACACGCATGGCCTCCAGATCGGCGGGCAGCTGGCCGACCAGTCGCCAGGCGGAGAACAGCAGCACCGCCCCGATCAACTGGCGCAGCAGAACGGCCGGGAGGGCGATGGCCCCGCCGACCAGGGCCGCGGGCACCGACGCCAGGGCCAGGGGCACGAAGACATCCCGGCGGAAGTGGCCGGCGGCGATGAACTGCAGCGTGCCGACGCTGGCCACCAGCACGTTGAGCACCAGGGCGATCGCGCGGATCTCGGGCGCCGGCACACCCGCCAGGGCCAGGACGGCGATGTAGCCGGAGGCGCCGGCATGGCCCACCGAGGCATAGAGAAAGGCCACCGCCGCCAGGGCGATCAGCAGGGGCATAGGAAGATGGCCGCCGAGCTCAGGGGCCGGGCGGAGATGCTGCGATGAAGTTCAAAGATTACTACGCCACCCTGGAAGTGGAGCGCAGCGCCACGGGCGAGGAGATCAAGAAGGCCTACCGAAAACTGGCGAGGAAATTCCACCCCGATGTGGCCAAGGAGGAGGGGGCCGAGGCGCGATTCAAGGAGATCAGCGAGGCCTACCAGACCCTCTCCGATCCGGAGAAGCGCCAGGCCTATGACGACCTCGGCCGCCATGGCCCCGGCGAAGAGTTCCATCCGTCCCCGGAATGGGACAGCCGCTTCTCGCGCGGCGGCCAGCAGGAGGTCGACCTGGCCGACCTGTTCGAGCAGATGGGCTTCGGCAGCGGGGGCTTCGGCGGCTTCGGTGGTGGCACCGGCGGCGCCCGGCGGCCGGGGGCGGACTTCCCGATCCGCGGCCAGGACCTGGAGGTGGCCACCGAGCTGACCCTGGAGCAGGCCGCCCGGGGGACGGAGGTGTCGTTCTCGCTCAGCGTTCCGGTGCTGGGGGCCGATGGCCGCGTCCAGAAGCAGAGCCGCAGCGGCCGGATCCGGGTGCCCCGTGGGGTGGTGGAGGGGGAGCGGCTGCGGGTACCGGGCAAGGGCGGCGACGGCATCGCCGGCGGTGCCCCCGGTGATCTCTATCTGGAGGTGCGGCTGGCGCCCCATCCCCGCTTCCGCGCCGTGGGCCACGACCTCTACCTGGAGCTGCCGATCGCCCCCTGGGAGGCGGCCCTGGGGGCCGAGATCAGCGTGCCCAGCCTCGACGGGCCGGTGGCAGTGAGCCTCAAGCCTGGGATGCGCAGCGGCCAGAAGCTGCGCCTGGCTGGCAAGGGCCTGCCCCACCGGCGCGAGGGGGCGGGCGATCTCTACGGTGTGATCCAGATCGTGCTGCCAGAAAAGATCGGCGAACGGGAGCAGGCGCTGTACCGCGAACTCGCCGAAGCCTCCGCCTTTCGCCCCCGCCACCACCTCGAAGGACCCACCGATGGCTGACGACCTGCTGATCCCCGACGACGACGAGGGGTGCACTGTGGCCCTTGAGGAGTTGCTGGCCGCCTCGGGCCTGGGCCACGAGGAGGTGATCGAACTGGTGCAGTTCGGGGTGTTCCGCTGCGCCCAGCACGCCCCGGTCTGGACCTTCCACGTCCACACGGTGAGCCTGGCCCGCCGCGCCGCCCGCCTGCGCGACGACTTCGGCCTCAACGTCTCCGGGATGGCCCTGGCCCTTACCTACCTGGAGCGGATCGAGGCCCTCGAGGGGCGGCTGCGGGAGCTGGAATCGCAGCTGCCGCGGTGAGAGGTGGGCCGGGCTAGAGCCCCACCTTGCGTCGCCCCCAGGCCATGCCGGTCGCGTAGCCGATCGCCGGCAGCAGCAGAGCGGGGTTCAGGGGGATCTGAACCACCAGGACGATGCCCACCAGCCAGGGCAGCAGCAGCAGGCAGCCGAAGGCCAGCTGGCTGAAGCGGGAGCGGCGCGCCAGGCGGCCCGAGCCCTGCACCAGGCGGGGCACGCCCTTGCCCAGGCCGTAGCCCATCAGCACGGTCAGAACGGTGAGCAGGATCGCGCCCATGGCTGGAAGGCAGGCTCTCGGATTCTGGTGCCGGGGGGGCCTGGGCGGTCCCATGCACGCATGGATCCCCAGGCCTGCCATGCTGACGGAGAGTCTGACGCGGGGGCGTTGAAAGTATGAAAGTCACCGTCGAGCTTTCAGACAAAGAGATGGGCGAAATCCTGGCTCTCACGGGAGAACGCAAGAAGGGTCCCGCCATCCGCCGCCTGATGGAGGAGGCCCTGCAGCAGCGGCGCCGCGCCCAGGTGGCTCAGCGCTTCCTCAGCGGCGAATGGGGTGTGGAGCTGGAGAGCTTCGAGTCCGACCAGGAGCGCGATCGCCAACAGGCGCAGGCGATCGATCCATGACGCTGCTGCTCGACACCAGCCTGTGGATCGACTTCACCCGAACCCGCAGTCCGAGCCATCTGAAGCAGTTCATCGCCCCCTTCGTTCTGGACCCCCAGGCCCATCTGGCCGAGCCGGTGCGCTTTGAGCTGTTGCGCTCCGCCCGGCCGGAAGAGGCCCGGCTGCTGGAGGCGCAGTTCGCCACCCTGCCCTCACTCCCCACGCCAGCGGATCTGTGGCAGCAGGCGATCGCTCTGGGCCAGGCCTGCCGCCAGATCGGCCGCACCGTGCTCAGCCTTGATCTGCTGGTGGCCGCGGTCGCCCTGCACCACGACGCCGTCCTGATCAGCTTCGATGCCGACTTCGACGCCATCGCCTCGGTGAGCGAGCTGCGTCTGAACCGTCTGGTGCGCCCCTATTCGCAGACGGGCACGTAGGGCACCGCGATCGTGGTGATCGCGCTCTGTTCGGCAAACGCACCGAGCACCTGCTGGCCGCCCCGGGTCACCGTGACGAACCGCCCGGCAAAGGTCTCGTCGTAGACCGAGGTGGCGGAGAGGCCGGCGGTGCGGGCGCTCTTGAGCAGATCGCCCACGGTGCCGCCGGGAATGGCGACGCCGAACGACGTCCGCACGCCGGCCGAGAAGGCCAGGACCCGCAACGTGCCCCGGTCGAATTCGACCGTGCCGACGATTCCTGCCGGCGCCTTGGGCCCTTTGAGCTTGTAGACGACAGGCAACGGCGGCCCGCCGAGCTCACAACCGGGGCCCGGATCGGAGAGCCAGCCGGTCGCGACGGCTTCGGCTCGGCTCATGCCGAGACGCAACGGGCCGATCCCGTCGAGGCGGAGCACCGGGCTGGATCCGCGACCATCGGCCCATGCCGATCCGGCCGCCAGCAGCAGGATGGCTCCCATGGCCCCAAGCCGTGCGGCGTGACGCAGCGGGTGGCCGATCAGGCGTGTCATGGTCTGACTGTATGGGCACCAGTTCCGCACCCCGCCTGATTGACGGCCCTGACGGCGCGCCGGCCACCGTGCTGCTGGCCCATGGGGCCGGGGCACCGATGGACAGTCCGTTCATGGCGGCGATCGCCGGCGGACTGGCCGCGGCGGGCTGGCGGGTGGTGCGCTTCGAGTTCGGCTACATGGCCCGGATGCGCGAGACGGGCCGCCGCCAGGGGCCCGAGCGGATGCCGGTGCTGCAGGAGGCGTTCCGCCAGCAGGTGCGGCTGGAGACGGGCGAGAGCCCGCAGCGGCCGCTGTTCATCGGCGGCAAGTCGATGGGCGGGCGAGTAGCCAGCCTGCTGGTGGATGAACTGGCCCCCAGCGATGCGGTGCGCGGCTGCCTGTGTCTGGGCTATCCCTTCCATCCGCCCGGCAAGCCGCTGCAGCTGCGCACCGAGCACCTGGCCGCCCTAGGCACGCCCACCCTGATCCTGCAGGGGGAGCGGGACGCGTTCGGGCGGCGGGAGGAGGTGGAGACCTACGACCTATCGCCGGCAGTGCAGGTGGGCTGGATCCCCAGTGGGGACCACAGCTTCAAGCCCACCCAGAGTTCGGGGCTGAGCGAGGCGGAGAACTGGGCGACGGCGGTCGCGTGGGGTGATGGGTTTCTGAGGGAGGTGCTGGAGGGGTGAGTTCTGGGTGCCAGGGGGAGCAACCTCGCGACTCAGCGATGCCGGACGTGCATGTCCTGCCATCAGCCCCGCCGTTCGCGCCAGATCTCCTGCACCAGCGGATCGGCGACACCGTACAGGCCGTGGCCCAGCCGCATCAGCAGGTTGTCGGCGAGAAGTTCGTTGACCACCGGCTGAATCTCCTCCACCCGTACCTCCCGGCCGACCACAGCGGCATAGGCCGACGCGGCCTCCGCTGAGAACAGGCCCTTGGCAGGGCCCTCCTCCCGGGCTACCCGCTCGAAGATCGCCATGGCCAGCCCGCCCAGTTGTTCCACCTTCTGGAGCTCCAGGTCAGCGGCGGTGCCGCGCAGGGTGGCGGCAATCACGGGCAGCAGCTGATCCGGCTCCAGCCCCAAGCCACTGCGGCTGCTGAACTTGAGTTGAGCCAGGGCCCGCAGAAACTCCTCAGGTCGATGGCCCAGGGTCTGGAACGCCTCCCAGGCCACCGGCTCCGACGGCAGCGGCGCCCCATCCTCCTGGGCGAGACGCTGCAGCACATGGCGCACGTACTCCAGATCCAGCACGGGGTAGGGCAGCGACGTGGCCCCGGTGAAGGCCTGGTTGCGCCGGGCCGTCAGTTCACCCACCAGGGCCCGGTGGGAGCCGGTGCCGAGAAACAGGAAGTGCCCCGGCGTGGCGGGTCTGGGGTTGATGGCGTCGCGGGCGGCCTTGAGGGCCAGCAAAAGTTGATGGCCCTCCTCGGTGGTGATGGCCTGCTGCACCTCATCCACGATCAGCACCACATCGCCCCTGGCCTGATCGACCACCTCCGTGAGGGCCTGAGCCAGGGTCGCTCCACCGATTTCCCCCAGCTGCTCCAACTGGAACCCGAAACGAAAACCCATCCCACCGAGATCCAGTCCCCTGAGCCGGCGCAACCGGGCCAGGGGCGTTGAAGCCGGCGTCACCAGGTCGGTCAGCAGGCGACGGACGGCGGCATAGACCAGCGTCGCCGGGCTGACCTTGATGTCGCTCCAGAGGTCGACGTAGATCACCACCGCCCCCTGGGCCTCCAGTTCCGGCACCAGATCCGTCAGCAGGAAGGTGGTTTTGCCCGTCCGACGCAGCCCCGACAGGAACAGCCCCGACCGCAGGCCCTCGTCGAGGACGCCGGGATGGAGCAGACGGTCGGCCAGCTCAGCGGCCAGCCGGGGGCGGCGGAAGACAGCGACCAAGACTAGGGGAGTTTATGTCAGGGCAATAATTATGGCTGAGCCATAAGTCCCTGTACATGCCCCCGCAAGCGACGCAACAGCAGGATCACACGCCTGGAGGAGCACCGTGGCGGCCTACGCCCTGAGCCAGCCCCGGCCCTTCGCCAGCCGCGCCGCCTCCTGCACCGCCTCCACGCAGCGATGGGCCCGGCGCTTGACGTCGTCCTGGCTGCGGGCCCGGAGCAGGTAGGCCTGCAGCGCTTCCGGCGTTTCGATCACGGCCAGCATGCGGGTGATCAGGTTGTGTTCCCAGAGCTGCCGGCCCTGGGAGCCGGCCGCGAACAGCTGCTCCCGCAGCAGGCCCAGGCATTCCTGCTGGAAGGCGTCCAGCTGCCCGGGCCGCAGGCGGCGGCTGTTGGGCAGGCCTGCGGCGGGGGTGTGCTCCACGCTCCAGCTCAGGCCGGAGCCCGGCAGCCCCACGGTGGTGCGGGCGCCACCGGCGCGGGCCACCGGGATGTTGAACGACGCCCCGCGGCCGCCCACCGAGATGGAGCTGAGGCCGCTGCTTGTGAAATTGAAGCGCAGGGGGCCGACGCGGGCGCTGCGGCGGAAGCGGAAGGGCATGGGGCGGCAGGGCTGAGGGCAGATCATGGCCAGGGGGTTTAGATACAAGGTTCCGGCAAGTCGCCATTCACCTCAAATTGCGCCCGCTGGAAGTGCCATTCGCTGTTGTCATCCATACATCGGAAGGCCACGGCTTCGGCATGGCTTTCCACTTACACATCCACCTGATCCAAGGGGGTGCTCGGAAACACGCAGCAGCTGATCGCGCCGAACAGCATCACCGCGTCGTCGCTGCGGGCCGAGTGGTCGTCGAACGCTTCGATCCCGGCTTCGCGCATCCGCTGCCCCGTGGTCTGGGCACCCTGCTGCTCCACCAGCCGCATCACCACCCCGTCCAGCCGGGTGATGGCCGTGAGATCAACCTGTGGCGCCGGGCTCACGGCCGCCCGCGCATCGCATCGAGAGACTCCGCCAGTTCCCCAGCTGCTCCGGATGTTGCAGTTGCTGCAGGGGTTCCAGCCAGTGTGGCGGTTGGCGCTCTCCAGCCAGTGCCGCATCAGGAACGTTCTGCTCCTGCCGATCGCCTGGGCCATTTCCTGGGCCGCCAGGCCCAGCTCCTCACCGGCGCGCTGCAGCACCTTGCGCAGCAGGACGGTGTCATTGATGGCGCTGGTGGTCTCACTGGGCCTGGCCTGAAAGGCCACCCGCTTCCTCCTTTGCCGTTCCACCGTGCCTCAGTCGCGGCAGTTCGGAATCATTTGCCTCGAATGAGGCGGCTCACCTCCGATGGTGCGTCACTCCACCCCCAGGTGGGCGGCGATGCGCAGCAGCAAGGCCTCCATCCGGTCCAGGCGTGCCTCCAGCCCCGTCGGCTTGCTTTCCGGCAGGGAGGCCGGTGCCGAAGGCCCATCCCGCAGCCGGAGGATCAGCTCAGCCTTGCGAAGGCTGCTGATGCCCTTGAGCCCCCGCTGACGGCAACGCTCCTTGAGCTGCTTGATGGTGAGCTCCTCCAGCCCATCGGTTGGCAGCGCCCCATCCAGCTCCCGCAGCAGCCGGGCATCGGCCTGGGCCAGCTCGCGCAGATTGCTGCGCAGCGCCTCAGCGATCCTGCCCATCGACCGGCTCAGCGTTGGTCTCAAGGGCGCCCCGCAGGGCCTGCTGCCGGGCCGACAGCTCTTCGAAGCGCTCTTTGCCGAGCCGCCAGCGGTTCAGGAAGCGGATCACCGCCTGGACCAGCCGGGCGATGCCGCCGCCACCGCTGTACGCCCGCCGCCCCAGCTGATACTCGCCGAAGGCGACGCTCACCTCATCGCCCGCATCCTCCAGATGCTCCACCACATCGGTGACGATCTCGAGCATCGCGTAGGCCTCCGCCTTCACGCTCGCCTCCCGCGTCGCCAGGGCCCGCAGCCTGAGGCTCAGCTCGCGTAGCTGCTCCCCCTGGCGTTCGGCCCGGCCGCGGTGGATGCCGCGGCTGATCATCAGGCTCTTGTAGTTGCCGCGCAGCTCCAGGTAGAGCGCATCGAGGCGGTCCCGCTCCAGGGCCTTTGGATCGCTGGGATAGGCCGTGGTGGGCGGCAGGGCCAGGGCAGGCATGGCGGATCCGGGAGGGGACAGGGAGGGCCATCCTCGCGTCAAGGCCTGCGTGGTGGAGGGTTGCAGGCATGGCAGTGCGCCCCCGACCCGCTGCCAGGATTCCAGGCAACGCCGGCCTGCCGTGATGCCCCTGCCCCAGCTGATGCCGGTGTTGGCGGCCGTGGCGCTCACCCCCTGCCCGGCTCCGGTACAGGTCCAGCTGGATGGCCTCTACCGCTGGCAGGTGGCGCGGCAGGAACGTTCCGGTCCGATCGAGATCAAGAGCCAGCAAAGCCGCTTCACCCCTGGGCTGTACCAGAAGCTGCGGCGCGCCTACGGACTCAATCCAGCCAGCGGCCGATTTGTCGACTTCGATCTGTTCAGCGGCACCCAGGTGTCGACCTTCGGCGCCAAGGTGCTGGGCTGCACCGCCCTACCCGGCGGCGGGCTGGAGGCCCGAGTGGCCGTGCAGGCGGGCCTGCGCAACCGCCCCTCGGAAGCGCCGCAGCAGCTGCACTATCAGCTGGTGCGCGGCCCTGCCGGCAGCTGGAAGATTGCCGACATCGTCTATGCCCATCCGGCTGGCTTCCGCCTCTCCAGCTATCTGGCTGAGCTGCTGGGACCCAAGCTCTGAGCGCTGCAGCCACCCTGCGGGTTACGTCGATGCACGGCAAAGCAGGACGGCCAAGGGTTTTCGACTGGTCTGTACCTACGTTTTCGTACCCACAAGGCAGAAGGCCATGGACGTGCTTCCCAGCCGGGTGTTCATGAACGGCAACAGCCAGGCCGTGCGCATCCCCGCCGAGTTCCGCCTCGCCACCGACCGGGTGCAGATCACCCGCAGCCCCAACGGCGATCTGATCATTCACCCCTGCCCGGCCCAGCGGGGCCAGGCCCTGCTGGACACCCTGGCCGGCTTCGAGCCCAGCTTCTTGGCCAGCCTGGAGGCGCAGCAGGCCAGTCCGATCCCGATGCAGGAGCGGGAGAGCCTGTGATCTACCTGCTCGACACCAATATCCTTTTTCCCCTGATCAAGAACCGGCCGCCCCAGGTGGCTGGGCGCATCGATCAGCTCGCCGATGTCGACAGCCTGGCGATGTCGTTCATCACCTGGGCCGAGCTGCTGCGCGGAGCCGAGGGCAGCCAGCGCCGCGAGGCCACCCTCCAGCAGCTCGATGGCCCCGCCATCTGCCGCCACTACGCCGCGCAAGCCTCCGCCCTCAAGCGCCAGGCCACCCCCATCGGCGGCAACGATCTCTGGATTGCGGCCCATGCCCTGGCCCTCGGCGCCACCCTGGTGAGCCACAACGTGCGCGAATTCGCCCGCATCGAGGGCCTGGTCCTGGTGGATTGGGCGGCTCCTGCCTGATCGAGGCTCAGACTTCTCCTGGCCCCTGGTCCGAAACGATGGCGCACCCGTCTGCCGCGCAGATCGCCCGCCTGGGGCGCCAAGGGGTGGCCCTGTTCTTCGTGTTCATGCTCAGCGCCGAGCTGCCCAGCCAGATCTTCCACCTCGCCCAGCACCTGATCGGGCCGGGGCCCGGCGCCATCGCGGAAAGCCTCGAACACCTCGGGGTGCTGCTGGTCTACCTCCTTGCCCTGGGCTGCGCCCTGTTCCTGGCCCAGCAGCAGCTGTGCCGCACGCGCCTGCTGGCGTCCTACCCGCCGCACGAGCCCGTCCCCCTTGCCATGCATGTGC
This genomic stretch from Cyanobium gracile PCC 6307 harbors:
- a CDS encoding AAA family ATPase produces the protein MVAVFRRPRLAAELADRLLHPGVLDEGLRSGLFLSGLRRTGKTTFLLTDLVPELEAQGAVVIYVDLWSDIKVSPATLVYAAVRRLLTDLVTPASTPLARLRRLRGLDLGGMGFRFGFQLEQLGEIGGATLAQALTEVVDQARGDVVLIVDEVQQAITTEEGHQLLLALKAARDAINPRPATPGHFLFLGTGSHRALVGELTARRNQAFTGATSLPYPVLDLEYVRHVLQRLAQEDGAPLPSEPVAWEAFQTLGHRPEEFLRALAQLKFSSRSGLGLEPDQLLPVIAATLRGTAADLELQKVEQLGGLAMAIFERVAREEGPAKGLFSAEAASAYAAVVGREVRVEEIQPVVNELLADNLLMRLGHGLYGVADPLVQEIWRERRG
- a CDS encoding PIN domain-containing protein, whose product is MIYLLDTNILFPLIKNRPPQVAGRIDQLADVDSLAMSFITWAELLRGAEGSQRREATLQQLDGPAICRHYAAQASALKRQATPIGGNDLWIAAHALALGATLVSHNVREFARIEGLVLVDWAAPA
- a CDS encoding chaperone modulator CbpM, which encodes MADDLLIPDDDEGCTVALEELLAASGLGHEEVIELVQFGVFRCAQHAPVWTFHVHTVSLARRAARLRDDFGLNVSGMALALTYLERIEALEGRLRELESQLPR
- a CDS encoding SAP domain-containing protein, translating into MGRIAEALRSNLRELAQADARLLRELDGALPTDGLEELTIKQLKERCRQRGLKGISSLRKAELILRLRDGPSAPASLPESKPTGLEARLDRMEALLLRIAAHLGVE
- a CDS encoding DUF4236 domain-containing protein yields the protein MPFRFRRSARVGPLRFNFTSSGLSSISVGGRGASFNIPVARAGGARTTVGLPGSGLSWSVEHTPAAGLPNSRRLRPGQLDAFQQECLGLLREQLFAAGSQGRQLWEHNLITRMLAVIETPEALQAYLLRARSQDDVKRRAHRCVEAVQEAARLAKGRGWLRA
- a CDS encoding alpha/beta family hydrolase, which translates into the protein MGTSSAPRLIDGPDGAPATVLLAHGAGAPMDSPFMAAIAGGLAAAGWRVVRFEFGYMARMRETGRRQGPERMPVLQEAFRQQVRLETGESPQRPLFIGGKSMGGRVASLLVDELAPSDAVRGCLCLGYPFHPPGKPLQLRTEHLAALGTPTLILQGERDAFGRREEVETYDLSPAVQVGWIPSGDHSFKPTQSSGLSEAENWATAVAWGDGFLREVLEG
- a CDS encoding DnaJ C-terminal domain-containing protein, with the translated sequence MKFKDYYATLEVERSATGEEIKKAYRKLARKFHPDVAKEEGAEARFKEISEAYQTLSDPEKRQAYDDLGRHGPGEEFHPSPEWDSRFSRGGQQEVDLADLFEQMGFGSGGFGGFGGGTGGARRPGADFPIRGQDLEVATELTLEQAARGTEVSFSLSVPVLGADGRVQKQSRSGRIRVPRGVVEGERLRVPGKGGDGIAGGAPGDLYLEVRLAPHPRFRAVGHDLYLELPIAPWEAALGAEISVPSLDGPVAVSLKPGMRSGQKLRLAGKGLPHRREGAGDLYGVIQIVLPEKIGEREQALYRELAEASAFRPRHHLEGPTDG
- a CDS encoding sulfite exporter TauE/SafE family protein codes for the protein MPLLIALAAVAFLYASVGHAGASGYIAVLALAGVPAPEIRAIALVLNVLVASVGTLQFIAAGHFRRDVFVPLALASVPAALVGGAIALPAVLLRQLIGAVLLFSAWRLVGQLPADLEAMRVPRRRVVALTGATLGLLAGLTGTGGGIFLTPWMILRSWLLPKQAAAVSVAFILVNSIAGLAGLLLRQGPAALPDPGALAPLAGVVLVGGTLGAYGGSRRFPSPWIRRLLAVVLVIAAWKLLAG
- the arsB gene encoding ACR3 family arsenite efflux transporter; its protein translation is MDEDRAVLARLSLLDRYLPLWILLAMAGGLLLGRFFPAIQGWLDAVRIGNTSLPIALGLLLMMYPVLAKVHYEDLGQAARDRRLLQLSLLLVWGLGPALMFALAWLFLPGQPEFRTGLILIGLAPCIAMVLIWIDLARGDREAAALLVAINAIIQVLAYALLGGFYLKILPGWLGLATQDVAFSMVEIAAAVLVFLGLPLLAGYLSRRIGLRLKGPRWYEQRFIPFISPFALYGLLFTIVVMFALQGQAITSDPLTVAAVALPLLLYFAIMWSVAFAVGRRNGLSYPKTATLAFTAAGNNFELAIAVSISVWGVSSRQALAGVIGPLIEVPVLVALVYVSLWLRRRFPARAIG
- a CDS encoding PIN domain nuclease, which encodes MTLLLDTSLWIDFTRTRSPSHLKQFIAPFVLDPQAHLAEPVRFELLRSARPEEARLLEAQFATLPSLPTPADLWQQAIALGQACRQIGRTVLSLDLLVAAVALHHDAVLISFDADFDAIASVSELRLNRLVRPYSQTGT
- a CDS encoding antitoxin, whose protein sequence is MDVLPSRVFMNGNSQAVRIPAEFRLATDRVQITRSPNGDLIIHPCPAQRGQALLDTLAGFEPSFLASLEAQQASPIPMQERESL